The stretch of DNA ATCGCAAGACCAATAACGGATCATGCCTATGTCACCGCTATTTTCATCGACTTCTTTGAATGTGACATTAGCAAACGTGCTCAGTTTATCCAAAGAGTCTCTAATCATGTTGATATATGCATGATTTTCAGTAAAAGCTTCGAATGTATTCTCCCCTCGGATAAAAGTGGTATTTGAAAAACTCCATGTATATGTGCTTCCCCCCTCCTTGGGCACCGGATATCTACCGTTTAAAATATAATCTATACTTTCATTACCACTTCGAGGAATATCAACCAGATTTAATTGGGACATAATGACACCTTTTTAGAGTAAGAGTAAGCGACCATATTCCTTTAATTAACAAAATGTTCAGTGATACTTGTCAAACATTCGGTGATGATTTTGAAGTATTTCCGTGGCTTCATCTCAGCCTTTGAGGTGGTAGTATGGATGATGGATGGTTGACCGTTATACGAGTCATGATTGAAAGGCAAGTTGCACGTCATCAGCAAGCAATATAAGCCAGCATAACCTGGGACAGCATCTGACAAGACTGAGTAGAATTTCCAACTGCATGTCACTTAAACATGCAGTTGGACCAAAATTAGCTTATTTAGTAATAAAGTTAACGCCCTGACTTAACGCTACATCACAGGCTTTAGATTTAACCTTTTCCCCTAAAGCCGAACTACCGAGAGTATTGAGGTCAAGTACCTTATCGTTCTTAAGTTTAAGCAAACCTTGTAAGCCATCCTGATAATCTTTTTGCTAACTGGCTTTACTGTCATTCAGGCCCAGCTTTTCTTTCAGTTTATTTTTGATATTTTCAGGATCGGTCGCTTCGGTTATTTTTCTCTTTACGCAATATTCCATCACTCCGGCAGTGTTACTCATGGTTTTCGCAGTAACTGCCTGAGCCCCACCGCTCAACAGGCTGGTTAAAGATGCCAGAGAAAAACCTTTGCTTTCACCGGCAGCGTAAGCAGTGGAGGCAAACAGAAAACTTAAAGCAATAACTTTAGAGAAATTCATTTTGTTACTCAATTTATTATCCTATCGATTGATAAATGATAGTCGATTTTTATAGGGAATTCAGTATTTGAACAAAACGTTCAACAGACCATTCTTTTATATCTGAGACTTGCCCATCACCGATTTCAATCAGCCTCAGTTCACCGGCATCATTAATTGCCATATCTATAGTAAAAAACGGGCTCTCAATGCGCTTAGCAATCTCAGTAACCAGCATTGGAATATGGTTATCAGAAGAGTAAACCTGCCCTTTTAAAACAAAGTATCGTCTCTCACTTTGCTGATCAAAATGCTCAAAATGTCGCAGACAAATACCACCTTCAATTTGGCCCCGATATTGTTTAAGAAGATTGATGACTTCCTGTATCTCTTTTGCATCATGGGCAACCGAGCCACGTGTGGTCGTTAGTGATTTTACATAATCTTTAACGAAATAGGCTGGCCACTGAAGTTGTTTTACCAGGGTGTCAAAATCTGCATCCGCACTGACAATCACCGTTTTAGGAGTGAAGCTTTGACATAGCGAATACCATCCAACTAAGTGATGGCAATTAAGATATGCATCTACAGATGTCAGTAAATGTACTCCCTGCTTATCAACTGCCTGATATAACTGTTGATACTCATCTTTATCCATCATCCATCCGCGCCAAATCACCGGGATATCGGCGTTAAACGTGGTTGAAAAACGATATTTCCCCAGTGCCGCCGCTTCTGAGGACAGCAATAAACAATGTATGCCGCTTTGTTGAGCCTGTTGGTACTCTTGAGCAAAGTTTTCATCCGGCATGGTTGCGTGCAGCAAGTCACTTGGATAAACAATCTGTATCGAATTCATCCTTTAATCCCGTATCCCAATTTGATCCTGATATGTGGTCAATGTAAGTGGAACAGTTAAAATCAACAAGCATAAGGCTGGAATTGCTCAATCTCCGGGTGTTTTGTCTCCTGTCACTTTCTTCTTATGTTGATTGAAACTGATTGCCGCCCGAATAAGTACCTTCAGCGCAGGTTGATTGATTTTATCGCCTTCAAAGAAATCAATGGCGCGCCATGTTTTACCGTCAAGAGCGGCGTTAAAAAGCTTATTGGGATCGTCAAGACGAGCTCCGTGAGAAAAGGTAATTTTCACCTTTTCTTTATGGACATTAGCGACCGCAATCATTCCATTACGACACCATACCGGGCTGCCTTTCCACTTCCATTCTTCGACGATTTGCGGATCGGCCTCAAGCATGCACTGCCGGATTTCAGCCAGCATTTTTCCTCGCCAGTCAGTAAGCCCGGCTATCAGCCGATCTATCTGTTGTGATGGGTTCATCAATAATCCCCATAAAAGTATCTGAGCGGATTAATTGAGTATACGCAGTGCATGATTTTTTGCGGGATTCTGACGGGATATTGCCTTTATCTTATTACCAACAAACTATTTTTAGTGACATTGTCACCTTAAAGATACAAAAGCCACTAAATAATAATTAATGGCTTTTGTTTATCGCTTAAGTTAGCTTTTTTAACCAATATACTTCCCGATTGCCGCTGGCAGATCGTTTAATGTTGGCATTTCTTCTATTGGCAAAGGCGCCTGTTCCGGGGCTTTCAGGCCAATTCGGTTATGCCAGAATGTTGGAATACCTACTTTTGCTGTTCCAATCAGATCGTAAGCGGAACCGGCCACAAAGATAGCCTCTTTTGCCGTAACACCTGCCAGATCCAGCGCTAACTGATAAGGCCTTGGGTCCGGCTTATAAAAACCAGCCCGATCGGAGGTAACTACAATATCAAAAGGAACCCCGACCTGTTCTGCCGCCATATGCCCTAAACGTTCAGAACAATTGGTGACTACACCCAACTGATAATCTTGTTTTAATAACCGAAGCACCGAAGCGGCCTCAGACCATGGTTGAAGGTTTTTCCAGTTTTCATCTAACTGCCGAGCCAGACTACGCTCTAACCCGGATGCTACCGCGGCCTCTTCGACCAATGTTTCATAAGGACGATAGGCACCACAGCCATAAGTGAGTTTTAAGTAAGTCATACGCCACTTTTTACCCAGCTCTTCTGAGCCAGCGGTTTCATTCCATACCTGCCAGGAATCAATTAATGCCGTTAACAGATCAAACAGAATAATTTTAGGTACATTTGGAGACGAAATTACTTGAGGCTGATTCATGACTTGCTCCTACAGGGGTAAGTAACAAAATGATGATCGGGTAGCATTAACGTAATGATGAGGCGCTCAATGCTGTCTAAACTTTCAGCGAGTATAGACAGCCAGCAATTAAGAGTAAATTAAGCATTAATAACTATGTTGTTAAGAAAAACTTAAACAGATAGTGAAGCTATTGTTGTGTTCCTGACAATTTTTGCCAGGGTGCCTCTGGTGTAAACTGCTGCTTTAACAACGTCATAAATGCATGAACTCTTTCAGGCATTCCTTTACGTCGATGGGTTAACGCAACCACTGGCGCTTCCGGTAATGCCCATTCAGGTAACAGTCGAATTAGCAGCGTTTGTGATAAGGCTTCTGCCACATCCCACTGGGAACGCATAATGATTCCCAATCCTTCCTTAGCCCATGAACAAACAACATCACCATCATTACTGCTTAATGAAGGCGCTATTCTGATCGTTTGCTTCTTGCCCTGCTGTTCAAAACTCCATAGTGTGGTGTCTTCGTTATTTTCCTGCAGCGCAATGCTTGGATAATTCAATAAATCCTGGGGTGATGAAGGAATACCATAACGCTCAACCAATACTGGTGCTGCGCAGATAAAACGCTGGTTTGGTGCAATGGTATGTACGATAAGATTGGAGTTATACAGCTCTCCAATGTGTAAAATCAGATCGAATCGCTCCTGTTCCTCGAGTAAAGGTTGTTCTGAAAGCTTTACTAACACCTCAACCTCAGGATACAGGCGATGATACTGAGCAATAATGTCAGTTAAATACTTTCGACCAAACCCAAACGGCGCATTGATTTTTAGTGAGCCAACCAGTTTACCGTGTTGCTGCATCACCTCTTCTAATAGCGCTTTATGTTGCTCCAGCAGCGCCTGCCCCTTTCGGCACAGTAATTCTCCCTCTTCGGTAAAATGGAGTCGTCTGGCCGTACGGTCGATAAGATGTATATCAAGGCGAGCCTCTAACTGTTGTAGCCGCTGGGTCACCGCTGAAGGCGTTACATTCAGGAACCTTGCTGCTCCCACCAGTGAACCATGCTGTTTTATCGCCAACAGAAATTGTAGATCGAGGGTATCTATCATCATCTAATTCACACTCAATTCAGGATAGCTAAATAATAGAGTTATAAATTGTTAATTTAAACTTAAATATCTAATGGCTATATTGGATTAGTCAATATGGAGGCCACTATGCCAATGAAACAAGCTCCGATTAATCAAGAAACACCTTATCTTCTGCTGGATATCAATAAGCTGGACGCTAACATTGCGAGAATGAAAGCACATCTGGCACCACTAAATATCACCTTGCGTCCTCATGTAAAAACCAATAAATCTGCTCAGGTTGCCGATCGCTTCTTTAATACGGCTGACAGACCAATTACTGTTTCAACGCTACATGAAGCTGACTTTTTTGCTCAACATGGTTTTACTGACATTTTATATGGAGTAGCCATTGCACCGAATAAATTTGAACATGTGAGAAAGTTAATCAGCGAAGGTATCGATCTTAAGCTGATTCTGGATAATGTTCAGACGGCTCAACTGTTGCTGGATTTTTCGTCGTTACATCATCTTTCCATTAAGGTATTACTGGAAATTGATAGCGATGGGCATCGCTCTGGTTTACCACCCTGTGATGCGGAAATTGAACAAATTGTCGGATTACTTCAGGGAAGTTTAGTCACTATATGTGGCGTAATGACCCATGCGGGTAACTCTTATAACAGCCGTTCCCTCAGTGAAATAGAGCAATATGCCAATCAGGAGCGGGATGCTGTAGTTTCCAGTGCAGAGATGCTGCGATCGTTAGGGGTTAATGTCACTATTGTCAGCGTTGGCTCAACGCCAACAGCGCTCTTTTGCAAGGATCTCACTGGGGTCACTGAAGTCCGGGCCGGAGTTTTTGCCTTTTTCGATTTAGTCATGGCTGGCTTAGGTGTTTGTAAACCGGATGATATTGCGCTATCGGTTGTCACAACGGTGATCGGACACCAGAAAGAAAAAGGCTGGGTCATTGTGGATGCTGGCTGGATGGCCCTTTCTCGGGATCGTGGAACCGCTAACCAAAAGGTTGATCAGGGCTATGGCATCGTATGTGATATGAACGGAAGACCCATTGGCGATCTGATTGTCAGCGCAGCTAATCAGGAACACGGTATTATTAGCTCCAGAAGCGGTAAGCATGTAGATGGGCTTCCGGTGGGAACGCAATTGCGCATTCTGCCTAATCATGCCTGTTCTACTGCTGCTCAATATAGCGGTTATTATCTGCTTAATTTGGATGGAAGTGCCGATACATACTGGCCGAGAATCAATGGCTGGCAGTAATCGTTTTTAATTAGCCGCTTAATCCCTGAATATCAGGAAAATTAAGCGGCTATTAAATCACTTAGCGCTTTTCACAAGGTTCTGGCGCATAACGAGAATCCTGAGGGAAAGCCTGCGGTTTGCAGTCTGGTAATTTTTCCGGCGCTATTTCAAATATTGCCACACCAATAATGCCGGTATTTTTCACATCGCCAGCAAGGGATTTAGCGGCATAGCTCTCTCCTGGTTTAGAGAAGCGGAATGCGGCTACCGCAGAGTCGCTCTTGCGGAATCCTTCAATTTGCAGTGATGAGCCCGGACGAAGCAGATAACCTGAACGTGACAGCGACCCGGCCTGACCTGAAATAACGTCTAATCCATCAATGGTGGCTACCACTTCATAAGTCGTGGTATTACTGCGGTTGCGGAAAGAGAGTTGATAGCGATCCCCTTCTTTAGCACTTAGCGCGTACTCGCCGTTACTACGCTGTTTGATGGTCATATTACGACCACTGTCATCCTGAATGTTCATTTTTATCGATGGTACTAAAGTCAGGTCAGTTCGATTTTGGCCAGTGACTTTCGAGCCATTATAATAAATTTCCACCACGCTCTCTGGCGTATTACGTAAGCGGGTAGCTTCAACGCTGACGACGCTTGAATTAACATTCTCACCCCATTTAGTACCCAGATTCTGAGATAATCTGGCTGATGGAGCACTGTCTTCCATGACCGGTGATTCAGAGGAAACTTGCTGCTGATTACTACATCCGGCAAGGATGATAATCAGACCAAAAATTAAGGCGATATTACGTTTGAAATTGATTTTCATGCTAGCTCCTGCCTGTGGCTTTCGTTCCTGTAAGATGACAAATCAAATTGAATATAACTGATGTGATAGCAACCAACTGATGATTGTTTAGCCATTATTCATTAATGCTATTTCTTTTTCCAGTTTGGCAGTGATGATAAACCACCATTAATTATTCAGGGTCAGTTAAATCATCTGCTTTACTAAGATCTTTCTCCCGTTTTTAACCGGCTTTATCCAGTAAAGTACTTATTCAAATTTCACTGATATACGGTGGTCTAATCACAACCCAAGAGGAAGCCCGATGAAATATAACCCGACAGTTTGGTTTGAAATTTATGTTTCAGATATGGAAAGAGCCGTTCGTTTTTACCAGTCACTGTTAAATATTGAATTAACAAAGCTGACTGATACCGACACTGAGTATTTTATGTTTCCTTATCAGGAAGGTATTGAAGGTTCTGGTGGAGCTCTGGTTAAAAGCCATGAAGGTGCTCCGGGAAGCGCAGGATCTCGCATTTATCTGGCTTGTTCCGACTGCGCTGTGCAAATTAGCAAAGTTGAAGCAATTGGCGGACGGGTTGTATCACCAAAACAATCTATCGGAGAGTTTGGCTTTTGTGCCACGATTGAAGACACTGAAGGGAATGTGATTGGTTTGCACAGTATGCAATAAATGATGTTTGAATAACAAAAAAGGAGGTATCCCTCCTTTTTTTCATACTGATTACTTATAAATAACAGCAACACCATTCAATTTATTATCGCCACCGGCGGAGATAATCTGATAGGCACTGGCACTCGCCTTATCAGCTTTTTGGGATAATTGTCTTTCCAATTGATCGAGCGTACTGGCACCAGACACCGAAACGCTGCCCACCTTATTTAAACCGTTACCAGAACTTACCTGATTTGCCGCAAATGCACTTACAGAGGAGGCTCCCGCCATTAATGCTGCTAATACTAATTTAGTCACTTTCATTTAATTACACCTCGTAAAATATTTGAGAAAAGTACTGCTTTCGGGATGTATTCTACGGTGTGATATCTGACCTGAGCATGACCGAAAAATGACAATTTTGTCATCTGACAAAAATATACATTTCTTTAGAAAAGATAGGGATAGATAAGTTATACCCCATCAATATAAATAACATTGATGGGGCCTGAAATTGACGAAATTTGTTAATTTCTACTCAAAGTGGAATATAAAAAATTCAATAACAACACGCATCCGGCAATATTACTGACGCAAACTAATAGCAATACGGTTAAATGCATTCATTAAACCAATTGCCAGGGTTAGATCAGATATTTCATTATCCGCGAAATGTTGTTGTAACCGCTGATAAAGCTCATCAGAGCTATTTTCAACTGAAATATGAGTCAATCCCTCGGCCCACTGCAGTGCAACCTTCTCTTTTTCACTGAAGGCTGACGATATTTGCCATCCAGCCAGAGTGTCGATTTTATCGTTAGAAACATTCAGTTTACGCAATTCATCGGTATGCATTTTTAAACAAAAAGCACAGCCATTAATTTGAGAAATACGTAAATCAAGTAAAGCAATCAGCTCAGGACCGACTGAACTGCCATGAAGCGCTTGTTTACAGGCAATGAGCCCCTGATAAGCCTGAGGGGAAAGTTTAGGATAAGAAAGACGTAGCTGAGACATGATGTTCTCCAGAGTGATATTTGATGACTAGTTTTGTATAAATATGCCCTACAATAAAGAGCCATAAATTGACTTTTTTTATAGGCCATATGAATCGTTTTTTAACTGACATCAACTTCTCTACTCAACTGCCTGTCTATCAGCAACTATGCTGGCATATAAAACAGGCTATTTTTGATGGTCAGCTAAAGTCCGGTCAGCGTATTCCATCTACCAGAAATCTGGCAAACCAACTGAATATCGCCAGAGGTACGGTAGAAAAAGCCTATGACATACTGACAGATGAAGGATTGCTGATAACTAATCAGCAGCGCGGTACTTTCGTCGCCAATATTCCATTAGCCATTCAGCCTGCACAAAACTTACAACATAATCATTTAAGTTCTGATTTGAAGGTCAGCGATCGACTGTTGCCTTTTCAATTGGGGGTACCTGCGGTAGATGCTTTTCCTTTAGCTAAATGGAACCGATTACTGGGCCATGTTAGTCGCACCATCAGAAACTCGCTGTTAGCCTATCCGGATCCGCAGGGTGAAATGCCACTACGTGAGGCTATCGCCAGCTATTTAAGAATCTCACGCGGTATTGATTGTCATCAGAATCAAATATTTATTACTGCGGGCTACAGTTCAGCTGTTCGCTTAATCACATCAATTATTCTGGCTGTCAGTGACAAAATAGCCCTTGAGAACCCCTGCTTTCCTCAATCCCGTATTCTTCTGTCAAATCTTGGCTATCAAACCATTCCTGTTGAAGTTGATAGTAATGGTCTTAACCCTGCGTTTCTTAACCCGGATACTGCTAAAGCCATTTTATTAACCCCGGCTCATCAAAGCCCGTTAGGCGTGACATTAACGCTGGAACGCCGACTTAAGTTAATCGACTGGGCAACACAAAATAACCATTGGCTGATTGAAGATGATTATGATGGCGAATACCGCTATATCGGCTACCCTTTACCTGCATTAAAAAGTCTGGATACTCAACAGCGGGTTTTTTATGTTGGTTCCTTCAGTAAAGTATTGTTTCCGGCCCTCAGACTGGCCTATTTCGTGGTTCCTGAATCACTTATTGAAGCCTTCAGCCAGTCTTTCAAATTCCAGCCCTGTTTATGCCCGGTATTAACTCAATTAACCGTGGCTAAATTTATGAGCGATGGACACTTTTTCCGCCATTTGAAAAAGATGCGACAGCTATATGCCAAACGACGAGAACTGTTAGCTTGTGCTCTGGAAAAAAACTGTCCATCGGTTTCTAAAATTGAATGTCATCAGGGTGGTATGAATATTATTGCTCACCTGCCATCTCATCTTAATGATAAGAAGATAGTGTCCAAAGCCAGACAGCACCAGTTAGCTATTGAAGCATTGAGTGATGGATATGCAACTGAAACAACGCCAGAGAAAAAACAAAATGGATTACTGTTAGGATTTACCAATATCGACAGCAGAGAAAACGCTGAACAGATTTGTTGTGCCTTACAGGAGGTAATAAATAGTGAATCGAAATCATGATAAAAGCCCACAAGGTGCCCGTTAACAGGACACCTTGATAACTTCCTTCAAGATCTTTTAGCTTGCATTCAATACAGGATAATCGGTATATCCTTGAGCACTACCGCCAAAAAAAGTATTACGATCGGCGTCATTCATCGGCGCATTTGCTTTTAGCCGCTCAACAAAATCGGGGTTGGCAAGCACCATCTGACCATAAGCTTCAAGTTCAGCCAGACCGGATTGCACATCACTACCGATTTTCTCCCGAGGCTGACCGGGACGATTAACAATCAGAGTTTGTGTCCAGCGTTCGCGCATCTCTTTTAGCAACGTTTCATTGCCTTGCTCCATAATGTGCAAATAAGCCAGCCCCAATTTATTCAACTCAGCAACCAGATAGCGGTAAAGAGCGGGCCCTTCGTCACCTTCATCAATACCCCACATGGTAATACCTGGAGATAACCGAATAGCCGTTCTGTCGGCACCAATTTATTCAGCTACCGCGGCAGCCACTTCTAACGCAAAGCGAGCCCGATTCTCTATTGAGCCGCCATATTCATCAGTACGGGTATTAGCACTGGGTGCTAAAAACTGTTGGATCAGATAGGCATTTGCACCATGAATCTCTACACCATCAGCGCCAGCTTCAATGGCACGACGCGCCGCAAAACGAAAATCAGCCACGGTCTGACGTACTTCTTCGGTACTCAATGCTCTGGGAACCGGAATATCCTGCATACCTTTAACGGTAAACATTGGCGTTGCCGGGGCAATAGCAGAAGGCGCAACCCCCTGACGATGATGAGGCGTATTATCAGGATGCGACATACGTCCGGCATGCATCAGTTGAATAAAGATATGCCCACCTTTGTTATGAATTGCAGTGGTTATTTTGCGCCAGCCAGCAACATGTGCATCGGTATAAATTCCCGGCGTCATCAGATAGCCTTGCCCGTCATCGGAAGGTTGAGTACCTTCTGCCACAATGAGACCAATAGTAGCGCGTTGTGCGTAGTATTCAGTAGCCAGCTCACCCGGAGTGCCGTCGTATTGTGCTCTGCTACGGGTCATTGGCGCCATAACCAGACGGTTTGATAAGGTATAACGACCAACCTGAACCGGAGTAAATAGCTTATTCATGATCAATTCCTTGTGTATTGTCGGTACCGGCAACAGTGCTTTTCTGTACCATCCGAAGATTAATTTGTGCTCGGGAGTATCATGGTTTAAAAACAAAATGGGATAAATAGGGTAAAATGGAAATCATTAATCCATTTATGGAGCAATTGGATGGAAATGCTAAATGATATGGCGCTGTTTGTTGAGGTGGTAAAAGCCATGAGCTTTCGCAGAGCTTCGGAAGCCACTGGCGTACCCAATTCAACGCTTTCACGGCGCATCAGTGCATTAGAAAAAGCAATTGGCTTGAGATTGCTACACCGCACTACCCGCAAAATTGAACTAACAGAAGCAGGTCAAATCTATTATGACCGCTGTCGACGAATTGTAGAAGAAGCCCGACTGGCGCATGAAGCGTTAGGCGATATTCTGGCACAGCCGAGTGGCCTGTTGCGCGCCTCTTTACCGGTAGACTTTGCCATTAACTATATGGTGCCGCTGCTGATTGAATTTGCCGAACAATATCCAGATATCCGGTTTGAATTTGACTTAACGCCCCGCAGAGTTGATCTGGTAACCGAACCTTTTGATGTTGCTATTCGTATTGGAGAACAGAAAGATTCAAACCTGATTGCCCGGCTGCTGGCCAATCTTCCGGCTCATCTTTATGCTTCACCTAAATATCTTGAAAAGCATGGTGAACCTTCTCACCCTCAGGAACTTATCCAGCATCAATGTTTAGGTTTTCCCCGAAATGGTGTCTGGACGCTGCATAATTTCGACGCAGAAGACAAAGTTGAAATTAATGTGAGTGGCCGATTTATGTTGAATAACGTGGGTATGATTAAACGCCTTGCCGCTTTCGATCAAGGAATTGTACTGTTACCACAGGAAGTGGTTACTGAAGATCTGGCTGAGGGGCTCCTGCATCGAATATTACCACAGTGGCAGGGAGTACCGGTTCCAGTCTATGCCCTGACAGAAACCCGGTTATTACCGGCAAAAACCCAACGTTTTATTGAGTTTTTGCGGGATAGGATGAGATAACTAATTAGCGATACAGCGTGCAAAACAGAGGATTTTATAAAACTACCGTCTTGATGGATAAGCATTAATCCATTGTCTGAATGAGCTCAAAATATGGTTAAAATCCTCTTTTTGTAAAGCAAAAACCAGACGCCAGTCCTTCTCTTCTCCGAATTCATTCTTCAGTGGAAAATGCGGTTTTAATTCACAGTTGAGGATAAACGCTACTCTGACAACATCATTCTGGTAAGAAAGAAAAGCCAGCTCCAGACAAGGTTCAGTAAAGGATAAATTCGCATATTCAGGTAATCGGTTTTCTGCCAGCGCACTAAACCAATGATAAAGACGATTAAGGTCACCCGTTTCCAGCGCAGGATCGACTTTATCAAAATGCTCAGATCCTTGTTTAACAGACAGGTTTAATAAGCACCAATTATCTGATTGATCGGGAAACTGATAACCAACAATATCAAGGTCTAATGTGGTGGAACCATCAATGCTTGTTAGTGAAATCAATTAATTATCTCCATCTGATATAAAAGTCACTGCATAAGCGGTAATCTTGCCAACATCTGTTTTAATGCAATGGCATCCCACGGTGTATGCTCAGCGATAGTAATACCTACCACATCCGATATGTTAGCTATATCTTCCAGCATACTCACCAAGGTTTCTATGCGTAATTTTCCATGAGGAATTCCGGGAAGCGCCGTTTCTCCTTCAGCAACCGGACGGGCAAAAAGCAGCGATCTAAACCAATGAGGATCGAGCGCATCTAAGTCTAAATGAACAACCAAGTGTTTAGCGCCGGTATTTTTAAACCAGTTAAGCAAACCATCGGTGCTGTGGGCTAACTCTTCTGCCGATATTGAAGGCAAATGCAAACGTTTCATCACTTCAATTTCATAAGGTTCGCCACCAGAAAAACCGGCATACAGTACCCGGTTAGCGTGGAATGGCAATACTACTTGTTTTACAAAATCAGGATCGCCTTCTCCTAATAAATTACCTA from Limnobaculum xujianqingii encodes:
- a CDS encoding LysR family transcriptional regulator, encoding MEMLNDMALFVEVVKAMSFRRASEATGVPNSTLSRRISALEKAIGLRLLHRTTRKIELTEAGQIYYDRCRRIVEEARLAHEALGDILAQPSGLLRASLPVDFAINYMVPLLIEFAEQYPDIRFEFDLTPRRVDLVTEPFDVAIRIGEQKDSNLIARLLANLPAHLYASPKYLEKHGEPSHPQELIQHQCLGFPRNGVWTLHNFDAEDKVEINVSGRFMLNNVGMIKRLAAFDQGIVLLPQEVVTEDLAEGLLHRILPQWQGVPVPVYALTETRLLPAKTQRFIEFLRDRMR
- a CDS encoding arginase family protein, with the protein product MSDSTLRLLMPQWQGGNNAVYHFGAQLLAWLAPEHHGITENVPIPPPENILHDDTLVVESGLVARNALLEQINSAKHIIQRHQPKCIVTLGGDCLVSLAPFSYLNQRYDGDVAVLWIDAHPDLNIPQHFSHGHAMVLGNLLGEGDPDFVKQVVLPFHANRVLYAGFSGGEPYEIEVMKRLHLPSISAEELAHSTDGLLNWFKNTGAKHLVVHLDLDALDPHWFRSLLFARPVAEGETALPGIPHGKLRIETLVSMLEDIANISDVVGITIAEHTPWDAIALKQMLARLPLMQ
- a CDS encoding WapI family immunity protein, which codes for MISLTSIDGSTTLDLDIVGYQFPDQSDNWCLLNLSVKQGSEHFDKVDPALETGDLNRLYHWFSALAENRLPEYANLSFTEPCLELAFLSYQNDVVRVAFILNCELKPHFPLKNEFGEEKDWRLVFALQKEDFNHILSSFRQWINAYPSRR